The genomic region tcacaaatcttcaccttcaaatcccaagattaatctaaatgggttttgtgttttggaagagaaattggaaagaaaagagaaaaggaaatgaaataaatggaataagtggctgtgatttaatgctccaatctgatctacaatcaaaaagaccaaattacccctaaaacccttttaaattgagtagaaatcggagtcagaacagcagagatgccgcggcgcggccaatttgtcgcggcgcgacttatcgaaggaaaaacgaccccttttaacccaacttctgatccagatttgcttgatatgccgcggcgcggacccaattgtcgcggcgcagcctaaggctgtatctgaacagctcgaccaacttaaacaattttcgattttatttaatttgtacattccaaacccgcttcctatattcacctagccttcaacaatagtctcacaagacttaacgctaaccaaacccatgtttaaacttatacatgcacacattatcaagtatacatatatgtatatatatatatatatatatatatatatatatatatatatatatatatatatatatatatatatatatatatatatatatatatatatatatatatatatatatatctacacatatattcatacatttacgcataagctaacgagttataaacgtacaaatgattaagtaagtacctttcaatacgtacgggaaaacgggatgttacaattaaATTTGTACCCCGACATGGATGATTTTATTTTAGGTCAGTATTTGGgagaaactaaattctatggtgcCGAGTTCTTTAATGCACATCAATACTGGTATCAGCTGAGTAGGAAGAACCCATTTATGTCTAGTGAATCAAAGGGGTCGGATATTCGTGACAAAGATGCAAGATTGATTCAGAGGTTGTTGGGTTGCACGTTTTGTGCACGAGTGAATGGGTATGATAAAGTGACGAATCATGATTTGTGGTCCATTTATATGATTATGCATGGACAGTTTGCTGACTTGGCTAATCTTGTGGGTGAGTATTTGCGTAAGCATGCGATGGAGAAACAAAAGGCAAAACCACTTTTAGGTGGTCATTATATTACTAAAATTGCTCGGTTCTTCAATATTAACTTCACTCGTTGTACACCGGCTCGTGATTCAATGAAACCATTCGGGGTTCAATTTTATATTAATGCACAAATTTTGATGTGGAACTCGAATCGGTCTATGTTAGTCGAATATGTTAAGCCATCTCAACGAGGGAGAGCGAGTGGTAGTGGTTCGTGACATGATGTTGATGAGGAAGTCGCGGCTCGCATTCACGAGTGCTTTGGTTCAGAGTCCGATGAGCCGTATGGTTCGGGTAGTGGTCAGCCTTGGGGTGTTTCAAAGGCAGTTTGAAACGATTTGATCTCAAGGGTGGACAATGTTCAAGTTGGTGTGTCGGATAGATTTAATGATTTTCGGGGAGAGCAACGAACGCATAATGATCGGATGTGGGAAAGTCAACAGCGAGTTGAGGCGAGTACTTTACTACAGGAAGAGATGTTGACTGAAGCCGTGCACGATCAACAGTGGATTGCATATGGTAATGATTGGCAGCGACATAACTCGCGTATTTATTATAATTTTCTAATGATTATATGGGTACATTACATGTAGAGCCAGTTTATTATCGTAATCCAATCCGGCTCCGAGTGTCTGCACCAACATACAACCCGCGTGTATCGATGGATGAGATGCGGAGGCAGTTCCATGAGCAGTACCCTCAAGGCCATTGGCCTTTTGATGATTTTTATTGAGGAGGGCCTGCGAGACCGATGATCATTTTGTAATTGTTTAAGACTTTTTCTTTTCCTTTGGTTTGTACTTGTATAATTATGTTTTCTGCTTGTGTACTTTGAaacttatttgagggacaaggcttttcggcatcgggtggtgccatcTTGTCCTGTTTATGTAGTTCGTTTTTTTATCTTtgcttaggtttgttggtgaaatgatttttcaagtctggcattaagttcagcaaaactacatgaTTGATGATGTTGGTGTGATGATcgagaatggacgatgttcttatgctggcagtcagttcagcgccatctgtcactggcattccgcgatcagtggttaagctcgataagtttttatatattatttctcacataaccctttcgattttaatctatttttgatctcaagtgatggggacattacttgatctcaagtgtggggtgggggatgtaaaatctctcgggttagttgttaatggaatcatcatcatagtagttttaatctaaaaagacttgacgttcacgggtttttggtcgtaaaaaaaaatttgaaaaattagtgaaaaattaaaaaaaaaaatagaaaagttagcttaaaaaaaagtagaaaaataattgaaaattcggccaaaactttTGTTATGAAAATTGGATTtgatttggcttggtattttatggcatatttcgtgatttcaaagaagccaaaacctttgttccacatgttcattttcttggacatgaaatcctacgagtttggggaactcaatagtaggttacctgtaccaaaacgggtgtaaaccgtgagagagcggtgattgcatagcgtgattgtgaccgaatcacgtgccagatcaaaaacttttggttacttggtatagcagacttccgaaactataccattttattattacatcatctaatggtgtgatactgtgggaagaggagccttgagcttcaacagtgttgtcctttttaggaacaatagctacgtacttgtgtttgcttagacaacacaacccatagccaaaagctatggctctcaaaggtttttgggatttaaaccgagtgttAATTGAAATAGATTAGCACTCCCGAGTGAGTCAGATCCACttactaaggaagtaaagtcttccgaccgtttcacttggtacgtatacctcttaagcgataccatttcattacccatcatatcacgatgaggtactgttagaggtgaaagtcttgaactttcaaaacatgttcattattttgaatgtgaaatcctacatgaatattgaaattcatacgtaggtcacttgcaccaaggcgagtgtcaaccgtatgaacggtgatagtagcgtgtggtagaaaccggaccatgcgctagatcgaaaactttaacagggcgatcctcattgtttctcctaacaaggacaatgttgcactcgaccactttatttaaccacacaggatgtatccattccatcctaaagggaatcaagtctcccgaacgacacacttgctgatttgtttcggatgttgtagtccagaccagttgtagggtgacgaaaaatcttgaaaagtcattgctaaaatcgactgaaaatctaccaggcctcaacgtcaaaccgggaaactggtagtcaaagcttatctcaatgagggagatttgctagccaaatgggaagcgcaccatgatacacaaaatgtcagtgattgatcagattcccagtggatagcctccggaaaggtaagatatcagcttttaagcctgatgaacctcaatctttatgattgacttaacggattagattattacctcatgattatcgatgatatctggacgtaatgtgtatcctcataagcacattattttcttaccgacatcattacgatgttaggtactgttggaggcattggcttgaccaatcgcggggtagcccgtaTGGTTCTTTGGTTCGAGGGTTCCACCTTCACGGCTCATGGCTTCCACTTGTATCCGTGTTCTACATTTGAAGACATATTCAGGTTCGAGATCCTCTATATTTATTTGGATTACATATTTGGTGCACGTTGttcgagttattattattattgtgccgATACTTTAATTGGGGATGTTGGAGATTTTGGGATTACAAGTGGAAGCCACATTGTTGATATGTTCTCTTAAAAccgtacccatgctagtttctcttTTGGTTTATATTCGTTGGCTCTACTTACACTTATGAAGACGTTATCATTTAGTAGAAGATTATTTTTGAGTcgaatttgcttgaggacaagcaagactctagtgtggggtgatttgatattgcacatttctcatatatttatcatgtcaatatccgtcatttttagtccattcggatacggttttggtCTTTATTCGCGTTAATTGGGAAGATTATGATTCGAGAGCCGAGAAGATCTTTTGTACGCCTTTTTGATCATTTTGAGGTATGTTATATGTTATTGTATCAGTGTTGCCTTAATATGATGAAGCAAATTGGTTTTGGGCATTTTTATGGTGAAAAATGAAGAGGAATTCGTGGCcatgttaagccgcggcgcggccagaaGGCCCGCGGCGCGGGGTAAAGCAGCTTTTGAAGGTCGAGCATTTTGATAAATGGTGGAGTGCTGGCTAGTGTTAAGCCACGGCGCGGCCTGAATGCCCGCGACGCGGGTCGTATCTGGTGACGAATTTTGGACTATAAAAAGGGAAATTAAACCCTAACTTTTTATCACTTTTATCCTGACAATTTTCAGCAGCTTTGGGGCGATTTttagtgatttttggggaatcccaacatcatctaatcaactcaatcattccggaaacacgtTTTGATTCGTCAATCGTTCAAAATCAAGATTTcaactaggtttaattcttatcaacaataatgaattatcttaattgtttatttttgatttcttttgttgccatggttattggctagttattttattgtttgtctagacttataaacctatgtattggatgctacttattagttattcgtttaatttatgatgatttgatgtttgaattaaagaacgattcttattaaagctagacttttcgattcaattggttgtgtatttgtttgataggacgagagttcattaatttaatacataaatttacaattggtttgtcttaattggttgtttccttactcggagacgagagtaaattgaattcaaaaggctagacgaaataggggtgaattacacacaacgagagttggtgtgattgtgaatcaagtcttcatctcagttgaaatacttggtcacaattaggaggtcttagggtacggggaattccgtgtcgtgtaatcttaattgaagtgtttgcgctggggaattccaggtgaaccgactagatgaTTTGCATaggttagataataactggggcttaatctaaatgcatccaagacTAGGTGTAAGGGTCTAGACGAACATTTGTTTTCCTATTTGATTTaaactatcttatttttacttgtttgttgctttaaagcttaaattctaaaataccaaaaatattgttcttttcTGTTTATaatcaaatcttgatttggctaatcgttaaatagccataaAACAAATTATCTAGTACTTTCAATtttaatagattaacttagtttatttttcaTTAGTTgcgatcttaattctcacgtttaaactgtccttggaacgacttcggaattaccaactttatactattgcacgatcgggtacactgcccgttagtgtatagtaatctttaaaccggcattttccagagataaattatatactagattttacacatcacttgtagcgacccgacaaaatcgtcattgacagcgccgttaacttaggtcccgttgcgtggtcatagtccctaaatgagacgcgtttgaccaaaattatgtcgcattcatttgaaacgtacatgacttgcaaagttttaagttgccAAATggttcgacaataagtttaagtttacaaaagttatcaaatgtagatgaaatgacttgcgacataaaataagttgaaaatcacgatttctataaatagcgtaagtatgtaaacaaatatgcttgaatccaaaagtgctatcactagcgtatgcatgtatgcttgaccccaagcaagtaatcagattaTGCGGAAGCAAGTATCAactagccaagtatgaacctgagaaacatatagaaaactgtcaacgaaaaatgttggtgaaatcataggtgtatttgtaaacgttgttttgaaccacaagacttAGTATTTCCATaatgttgattatccaaatcgtttgcattccaaaagttgttattcgcgagcacccaattatcaaggcttaacatttcttttaccccatacacatagtgttagaacctacactgtttctcaaaaatatatttcatccgcataacggtagcgaaccatccgaatgagggtttgtcaaacccgtatggccacacaacataagttctcgcttacaccggtaagtgtaactaatgataatcgaattgaggatttctgttctaactcgcacgtggaatgtttgttttcgtacttgtgttcaaagcatgaaagtatgatacgtatatgtttctcatcccatagtttaaagagtaaaagttgttgaaaaggtgggactatgatctcaccgtagttgcataccaaagtacttgaaattaaatgttgtgcaatgaaagttgcttagccttgacctaaacaagtaagtgatATCAATTACCGattatgacacaaggtcgggcgaaatgtgttcaattagtcctatggctcgttacgactcgaatatatagcatgtgaatcacgttgtcaagtttcatgcaaggtataagtataaaagcacgttagaacgtttgcataagtatttggttaagtttgaataaaagtcaactttggtcaagttaaagtcaacgaaaaagtcaacacgtttgggtcgggtctcggactatttttctgagtttcataatcatatatgagcatgttagaacaagttacatgttaatcggaggtgcgtagcatagttggaattaaacgaaaaatgacaattttggacagccaGTTGCTGATGCGCCACATCCcttagtgatgcgccgcatcagtccactgatgcgccgcatccaatagtgatgcgccgcatcactaccTGACTCTAGTGGAAATGCTgaaatttgacaagtctcgaaccaaacttcatttaagcataactaatgaaccgtaaacacttaaatcgCATACCATACATCATTGGAAatttaatttaacgaggaatacaactagatacatatcatcaatcaaatctaACATTTAAAACAacgaaaacctcgtcgaatgatcattatttaacgtttcaagctcaaaaatgaaaatggtgattcgggaatctaatttacacatacgatatgccatttcgaaggtaattaaatatatattgcaactaaacacttactgacaacatttcatagcattcaatgtatcaaaaatccattttaaagttcatcaaaccctaaccaagaatcatgaattcatcaaATTTGCttatgaagtttttctaaatcaaccttcataccaaaacgaagctaatgatgctagtaacacatttaatacatgaactttaacatttaatcaacatttaatcacccaaaatcaaagattaaacacacccatttcaagtgttcatgctagttactcaaaacaacaaaatcgagcaaacaaaacacatattcatgttagactcgagccatagacactaactaacaccatttcaagtctataagtcgaagttgagaaatctagagtttttagaaactttaccccgagtagtgaaattggtacaaaaacgtagaggaagatgcaaggattccaaaagtacaatttgttttgtgatgagtttcctagattcgaaatggatgatgattgaatgatgaagatgaaaatggtgaAAGTTGAAAGTAATACTTTAgaggaaaagggaaaagaaaaagaaaaatggaatgaatggtggggaagagtgggttgactagttgacctagtcactagtttgcccacttggaaacttcggtccctcaagtctaaaagcgggtgcgtgaattaaccaaacgaattaatttaaatacgcgagagtaaatgagagatgttataatcgaataatggAATTATTAAGAACGTAGTTAACGAAAGGtacaaatttagataacgaaagatattatctaaaaaaggagggggcgttaaaatgaattaacggaaaaatgcagGATGTTACACAGCTAGGCGACTCAGACGCTATTTTCAAGGACATCCAATTCTTGTTTTAACAGATCAACCAATAAAACTAATTTTGAAACATCTAGAGTCGTCAGGACGTTTAGCAAAATAGGCGGTTGATTTAGGAgaatatgaaataaatttttcaCCACGACATGCAGTAAAAgggcaaattttggcagattttattttagaaacaactgaataggtGGATTATTCACAAGAAGGTAAAAGCAGTAATTGCATGTGGGAGTTGCATACTGACGTTGCATCAAGTGAGGAAGCAGTTGGTGCAGGGTTGGTGCTTACCAACCCGGAAGGGGAAGAACATACATATGCACTTAAGTTTTGTTTTTATGCATCTattaatgaagcagagtatgaggcattgGTTTCTGGTCTTCGCATAGCGTCTGAGATGGGAATAAAGCATTTGTGTGCCCATGTGGATTCTCATATTGTAGCACGGCAAGTTAATGGAGTATTTGAAGCAAAAGATATCTCAATGAAACGATATTTACAATTGGTTGGAAagattttcaaaaattttgaaactttaGAAGTTGTGCAAATATCAAGAAATAAGAACAAAAAAAGCAGATGTGTTAAGCAAATTAGCAAcattaacatttgatcatttgcatAAAAAAGTTTTGGTAGAAGTTTTGAAAGATAAATCAATTGATGAAAAAGTggtagcagcaactgttgaagaagGAGGATCGTGTTGGATGACTCCCTATCTAAAGTATTTGCAGGATAGAACACTACCATCTGATGTCACAGAAGCAAGACAGATAAAGGTAAGTGCCCCGCTTTACGTCTTGGAAAATGGTGCGCTCTATAGGAAATCTTTCAATGGTCCAAATTTGAGGTGTTTAGCACCACATCAAGCTATAGATGTGGTGAAAGATATGCATGAAGGTTTGTGTATACAACATTCTGGTTATAGAACTATTGTGGGACGGATAATGCGACAAGGATATTATTGACAAACAATTTACAGAGATACTACAGAAATAATCAAAGCATGTGATGCTTATCAGGGGCACGGAACCGTCCAGCGTTTACCAAAATATGATTTAATTTCAGTATCATCTGCATGGCCATTTTGTAAGTGGGCAATTGATATAGTAGGGCCATTCCCAAGGAGTGTTGGAAATGCAAAGTTTTTGGTGGTTGCCATTGATTTTTTCACTAAGTGGGTTGAAGCAAAGGTGTTAGCACGAATAACGGGTGAAAACATAAAGAAGTTTGTATAATGATATTGTGTGTAGATATGATTTATCAAATGAAATTGTAAGTGATAATGGTAAACAGTTTGCAGATAATCCATTCAAAATTTGATGTGAGGAATTAAGCATTAAACAAACATTCACCTCTGTTGCTCACCCACAAGCAAATGGCTAAGTTGAAGTGACTAACAAGGAATTTGTAGCTGACATAAAAGCTAGATTGGGTTTGAGTCAGACCAAATGGGTAGATGAAGTACCATATGTTTTGTGGACTCACCGTACAACGCCAAAA from Rutidosis leptorrhynchoides isolate AG116_Rl617_1_P2 chromosome 9, CSIRO_AGI_Rlap_v1, whole genome shotgun sequence harbors:
- the LOC139869325 gene encoding uncharacterized protein; its protein translation is MWELHTDVASSEEAVGAGLVLTNPEGEEHTYALKFCFYASINEAEYEALVSGLRIASEMGIKHLCAHVDSHIVARQKLCKYQEIRTKKADVLSKLATLTFDHLHKKVLVEVLKDKSIDEKVVAATVEEGGSCWMTPYLKYLQDRTLPSDVTEARQIKVSAPLYVLENGALYRKSFNGPNLRCLAPHQAIDVVKDMHEVSSAWPFCKWAIDIVGPFPRSVGNAKFLVVAIDFFTKWVEAKVLARITGENIKKFV